From the genome of Syntrophales bacterium, one region includes:
- a CDS encoding molybdenum cofactor biosynthesis protein MoaE, whose product MNLQVLIDRAKRHPDINKAGMILGHNGIVRATSREGNPVKEIRVQADRRALRGLLDEARRREGIVEVLAEIREGVLKPGDDIMLLVVAGDFRENVIAAMTDLINAIKSTVTTKQEF is encoded by the coding sequence ATGAACCTCCAGGTCCTCATAGACCGCGCGAAAAGACACCCTGACATCAACAAGGCGGGAATGATCCTTGGACACAATGGCATAGTCCGGGCCACGTCGCGGGAGGGAAACCCCGTGAAGGAAATCCGCGTCCAAGCCGACAGGCGAGCCCTCCGGGGGCTTCTCGATGAAGCTCGGCGGAGGGAAGGCATCGTCGAGGTTCTTGCCGAGATTCGTGAAGGTGTGCTCAAGCCCGGTGACGATATCATGTTGCTGGTCGTTGCCGGCGATTTCAGGGAAAACGTCATTGCCGCCATGACTGATCTGATTAATGCCATCAAGTCGACTGTGACGACGAAGCAGGAATTCTGA
- a CDS encoding DUF721 domain-containing protein, with protein MSARRRSKKKVYRLERLGEFLPGTLVKEKIFIPTMPPGTASLWNRAVGPQIARQTEPLRLRGSVLYVTVSTPAWMQQLQYMNEEILEKVNSLEPAHRITKIRYSIGHVTPRAERPESFRDTLLDESRLKDRDRRLIAQHLSSIGDEDLREAIRRVMIREALTRYLRS; from the coding sequence ATGAGCGCAAGACGTCGATCCAAAAAAAAGGTGTACCGCCTGGAGCGCCTCGGGGAATTCCTTCCGGGAACGCTCGTCAAAGAAAAAATATTCATCCCCACCATGCCGCCCGGAACGGCGAGTCTCTGGAACAGGGCCGTGGGTCCCCAGATAGCTCGTCAGACAGAACCTCTCCGGCTTAGAGGGAGTGTGCTGTATGTTACGGTGAGTACGCCGGCATGGATGCAACAGCTTCAGTACATGAACGAAGAGATTCTCGAAAAGGTCAACTCTCTGGAGCCGGCTCACAGAATTACAAAGATACGCTATTCCATAGGTCATGTCACGCCCCGGGCCGAGCGGCCCGAGTCTTTCCGGGACACCCTGCTCGACGAAAGCAGGCTCAAAGACCGGGACAGGCGACTTATAGCGCAACACCTGTCATCCATAGGAGATGAAGACCTCAGGGAAGCCATCCGCCGCGTCATGATACGGGAAGCCCTGACCCGTTACCTCCGTTCATGA
- a CDS encoding methyltransferase domain-containing protein — protein sequence MRDPAIHTGETVERLPGTTLSVLQKQKGYRFSIDAVLLAGCIRLRPGSRAMELGSGSGVISLILAARQAEVLISGIDIQEEMVDMSNRSALLNGFKERVSFACRDVREIRRHYEPGSYDVVFFNPPYRKVGSGRINPLREKAAARHEVYGTIDDFVGGAAFLLKEKGRVYVIYPASRSVGLIASLRQNGLEPKVLRFVHSEASSPAVFVLAEGIRGGGEEVTVMSPLVLFDAPGLYSAEVREMTGE from the coding sequence ATGCGTGATCCAGCAATACACACCGGCGAAACGGTCGAACGTCTCCCCGGCACTACCCTGTCGGTTCTTCAGAAACAAAAGGGCTACCGGTTTTCCATTGACGCCGTTCTGCTGGCGGGCTGTATCAGGCTCAGGCCCGGCTCGCGCGCGATGGAACTGGGTTCCGGAAGCGGCGTGATATCGCTGATACTTGCGGCCCGGCAGGCGGAGGTCCTTATCAGTGGCATCGATATCCAGGAAGAAATGGTGGACATGTCCAACCGGAGTGCCCTCCTGAACGGGTTTAAGGAACGGGTGTCCTTTGCCTGCCGGGATGTGCGCGAAATCAGGCGACACTACGAACCCGGCTCATATGACGTGGTTTTTTTCAATCCCCCCTACCGGAAGGTGGGAAGCGGTCGGATAAATCCCCTTCGTGAGAAAGCCGCTGCCCGTCACGAGGTGTACGGGACCATAGACGACTTTGTCGGGGGAGCGGCATTCCTGCTGAAGGAAAAGGGCCGGGTCTACGTTATTTACCCGGCGAGTCGGTCAGTCGGTCTCATCGCTTCCCTGCGGCAGAACGGCCTGGAGCCGAAGGTCCTGCGTTTTGTACATTCCGAGGCCTCGTCGCCGGCGGTTTTTGTTCTGGCGGAAGGAATCAGGGGAGGAGGGGAGGAAGTGACGGTCATGTCCCCTCTTGTCCTGTTCGATGCACCGGGCCTGTATTCCGCCGAGGTACGGGAAATGACGGGAGAGTGA
- a CDS encoding ribonuclease H-like domain-containing protein: MSVITRLHRLTGENAPEKKPGTDHGRDRDRTMNGLRRRVEAIMSRRPAGRPAAPVRDRLFDESDARDLAEVIRGEVVRNDHGSCFVVDDSLEESVRHGALSVADMRGVDMKQIALLAHDDSLADMDPAGALFLDTETTGLAGGTGTTAFLIGLGWFEGSSLVTRQIFLRDFDEEGAALAELSRALRKRSFLVTFNGKAFDVGLLVTRCIMNRRENPFEGIPHLDLLFPSRRLLGHRLENCRLCTLEEQVLDLRRSGDIPGFEIPGRYFEWLRRRDGRLMEDVFEHNRVDVVSMAALSAHLADIVREDPRNRRTVHEDLLAAARLRLDRGDPAGGRRILEHLLGEESGETTLEAARALSLIHRRAGNWREARALWEQILAEQPGDLFALQELAKWYEHHARDYEQALDLVERALAETTGLNPLRRQSLVHRRKRLLRRSGAATT; the protein is encoded by the coding sequence ATGAGCGTCATTACGAGACTGCATCGCCTGACCGGCGAGAACGCCCCCGAAAAGAAGCCCGGGACCGATCACGGCCGGGACCGCGACCGGACTATGAACGGCCTGAGGCGACGCGTAGAGGCCATCATGTCCCGGCGTCCGGCCGGTCGCCCCGCCGCCCCTGTTCGGGATCGACTCTTCGACGAAAGCGACGCTCGCGATCTTGCGGAGGTGATCCGGGGAGAAGTGGTCCGGAATGATCACGGCTCGTGTTTTGTGGTCGACGACTCACTGGAGGAGAGTGTCCGTCATGGTGCTCTGTCCGTTGCCGACATGAGGGGCGTTGACATGAAACAGATCGCCCTGCTGGCCCATGATGACAGTCTCGCTGATATGGATCCCGCCGGCGCTCTCTTCCTGGACACGGAAACCACCGGTCTCGCGGGCGGAACGGGGACCACGGCGTTTCTGATCGGTCTGGGCTGGTTCGAAGGATCATCGCTGGTGACCCGGCAGATATTTCTCCGGGATTTCGATGAAGAAGGAGCGGCCCTGGCAGAGCTCTCCCGGGCCTTGAGAAAGCGAAGTTTCCTGGTCACTTTCAATGGAAAGGCCTTTGACGTGGGGCTCCTGGTAACCCGCTGTATCATGAACCGCCGGGAGAACCCCTTTGAGGGGATTCCTCACCTGGATCTTCTCTTTCCATCGAGGCGTCTTCTGGGGCACCGACTTGAAAACTGCCGTCTCTGCACTCTGGAGGAACAGGTTCTCGATCTCCGGCGAAGCGGCGATATTCCGGGATTCGAGATACCGGGGAGGTATTTCGAATGGCTCCGGCGGCGGGACGGAAGACTTATGGAAGATGTCTTCGAGCACAACCGCGTCGACGTGGTGTCCATGGCCGCTCTGTCGGCACACCTGGCCGATATTGTCCGGGAAGACCCCAGGAACCGGCGGACCGTTCATGAAGATCTCCTGGCGGCGGCCCGGCTTCGGCTCGACCGGGGCGACCCCGCGGGCGGGCGCCGGATCCTGGAACATCTTCTGGGCGAAGAGTCCGGAGAGACAACCCTTGAAGCGGCCAGGGCCCTGTCCCTGATTCACAGGCGCGCGGGAAACTGGCGGGAAGCGCGGGCTCTCTGGGAGCAGATTCTCGCCGAACAACCGGGCGATCTTTTCGCGCTCCAGGAGTTGGCCAAGTGGTATGAACACCATGCCCGCGATTACGAACAGGCCCTCGATCTCGTGGAGCGAGCCCTCGCGGAAACCACCGGCCTGAACCCCCTGCGCCGGCAGTCCCTCGTACACAGGCGGAAACGGCTCCTCCGCCGGAGCGGAGCGGCAACGACATGA
- a CDS encoding DEAD/DEAH box helicase yields the protein MTKLTLEEWLARKESDRRFTEHVRALKRIPADEGTFAPFPDWVNPRLRVALEKEDIQRLYSHQVKALDGIREGRHVVLVTPTASGKTLCYNIPVIQRLLEEPETRALYLFPTKALAQDQMHELHGLVGRIGADIGSFTYDGDTPDDARQAIRRRGNVVLTNPDMLHTGILPHHTKWRKLFMNLRYVVIDELHVYRGIFGSHFANVMRRLVRICRFYGTDPVFICCSATVANPKEHAEALLERPVMLIDESGAPRASRTFILYNPPIVNRELGIRQSALTPARIMASDLIENAIATIVFTTSRLNVEVLARYLKDGLGRKIPRDDRYVTGYRGGYLPNLRRQIEAGLRDRAIMGVVSTNALELGIDIGDLEVCIMAGYPGSIAGTWQQAGRAGRRRGHSLAVLIARSNPMDQYIADNPDYFFSRSPEHCRVNPDNLLILLHHLKSAAFELPFRKGERFGSENIEELLEYLEDKGVLHRVDDRWYWAAESYPADEISLRSINPESIVVIDTTVRGEHRVIAEVDWDSAFTTVHDEAVYMVDSRQYHVDSLDLERKKAYVRAVDVDYYTDAMTYTNVRVIDVFGTVHRDPLIVEHGEVQVVRKVVGYKKIKFYTSENVGYGDVNLPEKDMHTTSYWFTVPRNVLDRLSCSREEIIDGMAGLAHALHHLAAMLLMADIRDIDRCIGDKSGEWFVQRGGGHRSFVDAPPGDRDGLPVGMNDFDPTIFIFDACPGGIGFSELLFGEHDRLMASARERIAGCPCDHGCPSCVGPTLEVGPKGKEAALAILDIMGVPS from the coding sequence GTGACGAAATTGACCCTTGAAGAATGGCTGGCCCGGAAGGAGTCGGATCGTCGTTTTACGGAACATGTCCGGGCCCTGAAGCGGATTCCAGCCGATGAAGGAACCTTCGCGCCCTTTCCCGACTGGGTGAACCCCCGCCTGCGGGTCGCCCTTGAGAAGGAGGACATTCAACGCCTTTACAGCCACCAGGTAAAGGCCCTGGACGGAATCCGGGAGGGACGCCACGTGGTCCTTGTCACCCCTACGGCCAGCGGAAAGACGCTCTGCTACAACATTCCCGTAATCCAACGTCTTCTCGAGGAACCGGAGACTCGTGCGCTCTATCTCTTTCCCACGAAGGCGCTTGCCCAGGACCAGATGCACGAACTCCATGGCCTGGTCGGTCGCATCGGAGCCGATATCGGCAGCTTCACCTATGACGGCGACACGCCCGACGATGCGCGGCAGGCCATTCGCAGGCGGGGTAACGTGGTGCTGACCAACCCGGACATGCTCCATACGGGGATTCTTCCCCACCACACCAAGTGGCGGAAACTCTTCATGAACCTCCGTTACGTAGTCATCGACGAGCTCCATGTCTACCGTGGCATTTTCGGCAGCCATTTCGCCAATGTCATGCGGCGTCTGGTTCGAATATGCCGGTTTTATGGAACTGATCCGGTATTCATCTGCTGTTCCGCCACGGTTGCCAACCCGAAAGAGCATGCAGAGGCTCTTCTGGAGCGTCCCGTCATGCTCATCGATGAAAGCGGGGCGCCTCGGGCTTCCCGCACGTTCATCCTGTATAACCCCCCCATAGTGAACCGCGAGCTCGGGATCCGCCAGTCGGCCCTCACGCCGGCCCGGATCATGGCCTCGGACCTGATTGAAAACGCCATTGCGACAATTGTTTTCACGACCAGCCGCCTCAACGTGGAGGTTCTTGCCCGGTACCTCAAGGACGGCCTGGGTCGGAAGATACCTCGTGACGACCGGTACGTCACGGGCTACCGCGGGGGGTATCTTCCCAATCTGAGGAGACAGATCGAGGCGGGACTCCGTGACCGGGCGATCATGGGCGTGGTCAGTACCAACGCCCTGGAACTGGGAATTGACATCGGCGATCTGGAGGTCTGCATCATGGCCGGCTACCCCGGGTCCATCGCCGGCACCTGGCAGCAGGCGGGAAGGGCGGGGCGCCGACGGGGGCACAGCCTGGCCGTCCTCATCGCCCGGAGCAACCCCATGGACCAGTACATCGCGGACAATCCCGACTATTTCTTTTCCCGATCACCCGAACACTGCCGCGTGAATCCTGATAACCTGCTTATCCTTCTCCACCACCTGAAAAGCGCCGCTTTTGAACTGCCCTTCCGGAAAGGCGAACGCTTCGGTTCAGAAAATATAGAAGAATTGCTTGAATACCTTGAGGATAAAGGTGTACTTCACCGCGTTGACGATCGCTGGTACTGGGCAGCCGAAAGTTACCCCGCCGATGAAATAAGTCTGCGGAGCATCAACCCGGAAAGCATCGTTGTCATTGACACCACCGTCAGGGGTGAACATCGCGTCATTGCCGAGGTGGACTGGGACAGCGCCTTTACCACCGTTCACGATGAGGCCGTTTACATGGTGGACTCCCGGCAGTATCACGTTGATTCCCTCGACTTGGAGCGGAAAAAAGCCTACGTCCGTGCGGTCGACGTGGATTACTACACCGATGCGATGACCTACACCAACGTGCGGGTCATCGACGTCTTCGGGACCGTCCATCGGGATCCTCTCATCGTGGAACACGGCGAGGTACAGGTGGTACGGAAGGTGGTCGGTTACAAGAAGATCAAGTTTTACACCTCCGAAAACGTGGGCTATGGCGATGTAAACCTGCCCGAAAAGGACATGCACACCACCAGCTACTGGTTCACCGTCCCCCGGAACGTGCTGGACCGCCTGTCCTGCTCACGGGAGGAGATCATCGACGGCATGGCCGGGCTTGCCCATGCCCTCCATCATCTTGCGGCAATGCTTCTCATGGCCGACATCCGGGACATCGACCGCTGTATCGGCGACAAGAGCGGCGAGTGGTTCGTTCAGCGCGGCGGCGGTCACCGGTCTTTCGTCGATGCGCCCCCCGGTGACAGGGACGGCCTGCCCGTCGGAATGAATGATTTCGATCCCACCATCTTCATTTTTGATGCCTGTCCCGGCGGCATCGGCTTTTCGGAACTGCTCTTCGGCGAGCATGACCGCCTCATGGCATCCGCCCGGGAACGTATCGCCGGATGCCCCTGCGACCACGGCTGTCCCTCCTGTGTGGGACCCACTCTCGAAGTGGGACCGAAGGGCAAGGAAGCCGCCCTGGCGATCCTCGATATCATGGGTGTTCCCTCATGA
- a CDS encoding alpha/beta hydrolase, with protein MNYLLLRDDESLYYRLIDGTVTGPYLVFLHEGLGCVAMWKDFPDRLCAATGCPGLVYDRRGYGRSSPLRGPRRIHYLHDYALQELPQLLEGTIPGMPYILVGHSDGGSIALIHGAERPPLLQAIITVAAHVFVEPETLAGIEGAVLQYRSGRLRTLSAYHGDKTDSVFRAWSDTWLSPWFYPWNIEYLLRSIDCPLLVIQGADDRYGTKRQVDSITSGTTGEATAVVMERCGHTPHQEQPDETLAVLSEYIEKCL; from the coding sequence ATGAACTATCTGCTGTTGCGGGACGATGAATCCCTTTACTACCGGCTGATTGACGGGACCGTCACCGGACCGTACCTGGTCTTTCTTCATGAGGGTCTCGGCTGTGTCGCCATGTGGAAGGATTTCCCCGACCGGCTCTGCGCCGCCACGGGATGTCCCGGGCTCGTCTATGATCGCCGGGGATACGGAAGATCCTCACCGCTGCGGGGTCCGCGAAGAATCCACTACCTGCACGATTACGCCCTTCAGGAACTGCCGCAGCTCCTGGAGGGAACCATACCCGGGATGCCCTACATACTGGTGGGACATTCCGATGGCGGGAGCATCGCCCTGATTCACGGCGCTGAAAGGCCGCCCCTTCTGCAGGCGATCATCACTGTCGCGGCCCATGTTTTCGTTGAGCCTGAAACGCTCGCGGGGATAGAAGGGGCCGTCCTGCAGTACCGTAGCGGACGTCTCCGGACCCTTTCGGCCTATCACGGCGACAAGACCGATTCAGTGTTCAGGGCCTGGTCGGACACCTGGCTCAGCCCCTGGTTTTACCCCTGGAACATCGAGTACCTGCTTCGCTCCATCGACTGCCCCCTGCTGGTGATCCAGGGTGCCGACGACCGCTACGGCACGAAGCGTCAGGTCGACTCTATCACCTCCGGCACGACGGGCGAGGCGACGGCGGTTGTAATGGAACGGTGCGGCCACACGCCTCACCAAGAACAGCCCGACGAGACGCTCGCTGTCCTTTCGGAATACATTGAGAAATGCCTGTAA